The proteins below come from a single Nocardiopsis gilva YIM 90087 genomic window:
- a CDS encoding methyltransferase, which produces MSTNTDLIRTSYAAFQRGDIDAALSVFHPDVTWTHPDGMADYGLGGTKKGLDEVRAFMARARTVFSELRQEPWEFLESGDRVVVLGVLHMRGARSGVSGTVRMVHSWRVADGKVTHFEDLHDTHDVRRIVEPSGSPRRAPLDSPGQIIEAGLGFWSARVLQTAVELGLFTELAAGPLEAEQLRARLGLHGRGLRDFLDTLVSLGLLEREDGRYRNLPSTDTFLDRAKTDSYIGGLLEVASQQWYEPWGRLSEALRSGEPQDNVNGGMGDPFEALYADPERTRLFQRAMTGGSTGSIAAIIDKIPWSRYRTVADIGCAEGALISRLLRRHGHLTGTGFDLAAVAPYFDETATETGVGDRMSFQPGDFFTDPLPQADVIVLGHTLHDWDLDTKRMLLRKAYEALPEGGRVVVYEALIDDERRHNTFALLMSLHMLVESPGGFDYTGADCLGWMAEAGFRDCYVEHLAGPESMAVGTK; this is translated from the coding sequence GTGTCCACCAACACCGATCTCATCCGCACCTCCTATGCTGCGTTCCAGCGCGGCGACATCGACGCCGCACTGTCCGTGTTCCACCCCGACGTCACCTGGACCCACCCCGACGGCATGGCGGACTACGGCCTCGGCGGCACGAAGAAGGGCCTCGACGAGGTGCGGGCGTTCATGGCCCGCGCACGCACCGTCTTCAGCGAACTCCGCCAGGAACCCTGGGAGTTCCTGGAATCCGGCGACCGGGTCGTGGTGCTCGGCGTCCTGCACATGCGCGGCGCCCGCAGCGGCGTGTCGGGCACGGTCCGGATGGTGCACTCCTGGCGGGTGGCCGACGGCAAGGTGACGCACTTCGAGGACCTCCACGACACCCACGACGTGCGCCGCATCGTCGAGCCGTCCGGATCTCCGCGCCGCGCACCGCTCGACTCGCCCGGCCAGATCATCGAGGCCGGACTCGGGTTCTGGTCGGCCAGGGTGCTGCAGACCGCCGTCGAACTGGGACTGTTCACCGAGCTGGCCGCCGGACCACTGGAGGCCGAACAGCTGCGCGCCCGCCTCGGCCTGCACGGGCGCGGCCTGCGCGACTTCCTGGACACCCTGGTCTCCCTGGGACTGCTGGAGCGTGAGGACGGCCGCTACCGCAACCTGCCGTCCACCGACACCTTCCTGGACCGGGCCAAGACCGACTCCTACATCGGCGGGCTGCTGGAGGTCGCCTCCCAACAGTGGTACGAACCCTGGGGGCGCCTGAGCGAGGCGCTGCGCAGCGGAGAGCCCCAGGACAATGTCAACGGGGGGATGGGCGACCCCTTCGAGGCGCTCTACGCCGACCCTGAGCGCACCCGCCTCTTCCAGCGCGCCATGACGGGCGGCTCAACCGGCAGCATCGCCGCCATCATCGACAAGATCCCGTGGAGCCGGTACCGCACCGTCGCCGACATCGGCTGCGCCGAAGGAGCGCTGATCAGCCGCCTCCTGCGGCGGCACGGGCACCTCACCGGTACCGGCTTCGACCTGGCGGCGGTGGCACCGTACTTCGACGAGACGGCCACCGAAACCGGGGTCGGCGACCGCATGTCCTTCCAGCCGGGCGACTTCTTCACCGACCCGCTGCCCCAGGCCGACGTCATCGTGCTCGGCCACACCCTCCACGACTGGGACCTGGACACCAAGCGCATGCTGCTCCGCAAGGCCTACGAGGCGCTGCCGGAGGGCGGGCGCGTCGTGGTCTACGAGGCACTCATCGACGACGAGCGCCGACACAACACCTTCGCGCTGCTGATGAGCCTGCACATGCTCGTGGAAAGCCCCGGCGGATTCGACTACACCGGCGCCGACTGCCTCGGCTGGATGGCCGAGGCCGGATTCCGCGACTGCTACGTCGAACACCTGGCCGGACCCGAATCCATGGCCGTGGGCACCAAGTGA
- a CDS encoding NAD-dependent epimerase/dehydratase family protein, producing MPTTKKILITGATGQVAREVAESLAHDNEVWCLARFSDPDVEHELLARGIRTWRWDMATDTLDGLPDDFTHVLHAAAHRGDGTDFDAALEINCAATGRLMTHCRRATAFLYVSTGAIYARQELDHPHTETDPLGGQTPWLPTYAVGKLAVEGTVRAFATTLGLPTTIARLNVAYGPHGHGGVPILLFRRLLAGEPIEVPRDGQNYCNPIHTDDITRQVPLLWDAATAPARVVNWGGDDIVGVQDMLTHLADITGTKARFESSDVTRGTHAFDNTRRRALIGDCQVDWRSGLRRTLEAHLPDITVTPANG from the coding sequence GTGCCCACGACGAAGAAGATCCTCATCACCGGGGCGACCGGCCAGGTGGCCCGCGAAGTGGCCGAGAGCCTGGCGCATGACAACGAGGTGTGGTGCCTGGCCCGGTTCAGCGACCCCGACGTCGAACACGAGCTCCTGGCACGCGGCATCCGCACCTGGCGGTGGGACATGGCCACCGACACACTCGACGGCCTCCCCGACGACTTCACCCACGTACTGCACGCCGCCGCCCACCGCGGCGACGGCACCGACTTCGACGCCGCCCTGGAAATCAATTGCGCGGCCACCGGGCGGCTCATGACCCACTGCCGCCGCGCCACGGCCTTCCTCTACGTCTCCACCGGCGCGATCTACGCCCGTCAGGAGCTCGACCACCCGCACACCGAGACCGACCCCCTGGGCGGCCAGACGCCCTGGCTGCCCACCTACGCCGTGGGCAAGCTCGCCGTGGAGGGCACCGTCCGCGCGTTCGCCACGACGCTCGGCCTGCCCACCACCATCGCCCGGCTCAACGTCGCCTACGGCCCGCACGGCCACGGCGGCGTCCCCATCCTGCTGTTCCGCCGCCTGCTCGCCGGAGAACCGATCGAGGTCCCCCGCGACGGCCAGAACTACTGCAACCCCATCCACACCGACGACATCACCCGGCAGGTCCCGCTGCTGTGGGACGCGGCCACCGCCCCCGCCCGCGTCGTGAACTGGGGCGGCGACGACATCGTCGGCGTCCAGGACATGCTCACCCACCTCGCCGACATCACCGGCACCAAGGCGCGGTTCGAATCCAGCGACGTCACCCGCGGCACACACGCCTTCGACAACACCCGGCGCCGCGCCCTGATCGGCGACTGCCAGGTCGACTGGCGCAGCGGCCTGCGGCGCACCCTCGAGGCCCACCTGCCGGACATCACCGTCACCCCCGCGAACGGCTGA
- a CDS encoding non-ribosomal peptide synthetase, protein MAPFADAPPWTSFRTIADLLVHAAEHWPRAGVRYPAADAPGESVHQSYPALLTEASRLLGGLRAAGLRPRDNVVLLLERPDDYVPAFWACVLGGFVPCPLRPQGADTARWTEQLRHVDALLEQPLWLTTKGLRDDLPQAPGVAELTVRCLEELSAATPESAYHRADRDDTALLMLTSGSTGHPKAVRLSHANLLAALPAKAERLGTTARDTPMNWISFDHISAIEMHLLPMSVGATQLQVAPEAVLGDPLRFLLLADAHRITLTFTPNFLFAQINRALDRQDDDFTLDLSALRRIISGGEATVCATVRAFLDRLAPFGLDRGVVAPGFGMTETCAGSVFSLDFPDADEGQEFASLGHAVAGLEMRVVGDDEEPLPDGAEGELHVRGPMVFGGYLNNEEATCAAFAPGGWFRTGDRGRLDDGRLTLVGRSKDSIIVNGVNYFSHDLETVLERLDGVEKSYVAAFPIRPPGSDTEQLAILFSPHGIPLRREADAAAEEGEAELYRLLVAIRSSAVMHWGFRPSLILPLPTSAIPKTSLGKIQRSQLRKRLEAGEFAEAEASVADLITRQLGGYTAPSNDAEIALAEIYAEMFDAHPAEISATASFFDLGGTSLDILRLKSHIERTFGLSDVPVVQILRAPTIRELAVRVGCTEVPEGASGAQGGNAAYDPLVPLQLSGDKTPLFCVHPGVGEVLVFVNLAKYFVNERPFYALRARGFGAGEDYFSTFDEMVECYVTAIRAEQPTGPYAIAGYSYGGIVAFEIAKALESQGERVDFVGIFNLPPHVQDRMHELDFVEGAVNLAFFLSLITKEQSLELPGLLRDGLTRRQQLEYLIDIAPPRRLAELDLDVEKFGNWVDLAQSLVRLGATYEPSGDVRSLSVFYAIPLRGTKEDWLNNQLRVWDDFAREENRYIDVPGEHYTLMGPEHVASFQAILRDELDRTLNGG, encoded by the coding sequence GTGGCGCCCTTCGCCGACGCACCACCCTGGACGTCCTTCCGCACGATCGCTGACCTCCTCGTCCACGCCGCCGAGCACTGGCCGCGTGCCGGGGTCCGATACCCCGCGGCCGACGCCCCGGGCGAGTCCGTCCACCAGTCCTACCCCGCCCTCCTCACCGAGGCCTCCCGCCTGCTGGGCGGACTGCGCGCCGCCGGCCTGCGCCCCCGCGACAACGTCGTCCTCCTGCTGGAGCGGCCCGACGACTACGTCCCCGCCTTCTGGGCGTGTGTGCTCGGCGGCTTCGTCCCCTGCCCGCTGCGCCCGCAGGGCGCCGACACCGCCCGGTGGACCGAGCAGCTGCGGCACGTCGACGCGCTCCTAGAGCAGCCCCTGTGGCTGACCACCAAGGGCCTGCGCGACGACCTGCCCCAGGCGCCCGGCGTCGCGGAGCTGACCGTGCGCTGCCTGGAGGAGCTTTCGGCAGCCACTCCGGAAAGCGCATACCACCGCGCGGATCGTGACGACACCGCCCTGCTCATGCTCACGTCCGGCTCGACCGGCCACCCCAAGGCCGTGCGGCTCTCGCACGCCAACCTGCTGGCCGCCCTGCCCGCGAAGGCGGAGCGCCTGGGGACCACGGCGCGCGACACCCCGATGAACTGGATCTCCTTCGACCACATCTCCGCCATCGAGATGCACCTGCTCCCGATGAGCGTCGGCGCCACCCAGCTCCAGGTCGCCCCTGAGGCCGTCCTCGGCGACCCGCTGCGCTTCCTTCTCCTCGCCGACGCCCACCGGATCACCCTCACCTTCACCCCCAACTTCCTCTTCGCCCAGATCAACCGTGCGCTGGACCGGCAGGACGACGACTTCACCCTCGACCTGTCCGCGCTGCGCCGCATCATCTCCGGCGGCGAGGCCACCGTCTGCGCCACGGTGCGGGCGTTCCTCGACCGGCTCGCCCCCTTCGGGCTGGACCGCGGTGTCGTCGCCCCGGGGTTCGGGATGACCGAGACCTGCGCCGGAAGCGTCTTCTCCCTCGACTTCCCCGACGCCGACGAGGGCCAGGAGTTCGCCTCCCTCGGCCACGCCGTCGCGGGGCTGGAGATGCGTGTCGTCGGAGACGACGAGGAGCCGCTGCCCGACGGCGCGGAGGGCGAGCTGCACGTACGCGGCCCGATGGTCTTCGGCGGCTACCTCAACAACGAGGAGGCGACGTGCGCGGCCTTCGCCCCGGGCGGGTGGTTCCGCACCGGCGACCGCGGCCGACTCGACGACGGGCGGCTGACCCTGGTCGGCCGCAGCAAGGACAGCATCATCGTCAACGGCGTCAACTATTTCAGCCACGACCTGGAGACGGTGCTGGAGCGCCTCGACGGGGTGGAGAAGTCGTATGTCGCCGCGTTCCCCATCCGCCCACCGGGCAGCGACACCGAGCAGCTCGCCATCCTCTTCTCCCCGCACGGCATCCCGCTGCGGCGCGAGGCCGACGCGGCGGCGGAGGAGGGCGAGGCCGAGCTCTACCGCCTGCTCGTCGCCATCCGCAGCAGCGCCGTGATGCACTGGGGGTTCCGCCCCTCGCTCATCCTCCCGCTGCCCACGTCGGCGATCCCCAAGACGAGCCTCGGCAAGATTCAACGCTCCCAGCTGCGCAAACGCCTGGAAGCCGGGGAGTTCGCCGAGGCCGAGGCCAGCGTCGCCGACCTCATCACCCGCCAGCTCGGCGGCTACACGGCCCCGAGTAATGACGCCGAGATCGCGCTCGCCGAGATCTACGCCGAGATGTTCGACGCCCACCCGGCCGAGATCAGCGCCACGGCGAGCTTCTTCGACCTCGGCGGCACGTCGCTGGACATCCTCCGGTTGAAGAGCCACATCGAGCGCACCTTCGGCCTGAGCGACGTCCCCGTCGTGCAGATCCTGCGCGCCCCGACCATCCGCGAGCTGGCCGTGCGGGTCGGTTGCACCGAGGTCCCCGAGGGCGCGTCAGGCGCTCAGGGCGGGAACGCGGCCTACGACCCGCTGGTGCCCCTGCAGCTCAGCGGGGACAAGACCCCGCTGTTCTGCGTGCACCCCGGAGTCGGCGAGGTCCTGGTGTTCGTCAACCTCGCCAAGTACTTCGTCAACGAACGCCCCTTCTACGCGCTGCGCGCCCGCGGCTTCGGCGCGGGCGAGGACTACTTCTCCACCTTCGACGAGATGGTCGAGTGCTACGTCACCGCCATCCGCGCCGAACAGCCCACCGGTCCGTACGCCATCGCCGGGTACTCCTACGGCGGGATCGTCGCCTTCGAGATCGCCAAGGCGCTGGAGTCCCAGGGCGAGCGGGTCGACTTCGTGGGGATCTTCAACCTTCCGCCGCACGTTCAGGACCGCATGCACGAGCTCGACTTCGTCGAGGGCGCGGTCAACCTGGCGTTCTTCCTGTCGCTGATCACCAAGGAGCAGTCCCTCGAACTGCCGGGGCTGCTGCGCGACGGCCTCACCCGCCGGCAGCAGCTGGAGTACCTCATCGATATCGCGCCCCCGAGGCGGCTCGCCGAACTCGACCTCGATGTCGAGAAGTTCGGCAACTGGGTCGATCTCGCCCAGTCGCTGGTGCGGCTGGGCGCGACCTATGAGCCCAGCGGTGACGTGCGGTCGCTCAGCGTCTTCTACGCCATCCCGCTGCGCGGGACCAAGGAGGACTGGCTGAACAACCAGCTCCGCGTCTGGGACGACTTCGCGCGGGAGGAGAACCGCTACATCGATGTCCCCGGTGAGCACTACACCCTCATGGGGCCCGAGCACGTCGCCTCGTTCCAGGCGATTCTGCGCGATGAGCTGGACCGGACGCTGAACGGGGGCTGA
- a CDS encoding DoxX family protein, with protein sequence MLIAAMVLAILLAVAVLAVGVPKALALKTAVDQTVGLGLDLRIMRLTGVFEVLGGVGLIVGIAGEWLGIAWAVWLGVAATVGLVVLMVLALGFHVTKRDPVQRMAPSAVLLVLSAAALITRLMAM encoded by the coding sequence GTGCTGATCGCTGCCATGGTCCTGGCCATTCTCCTCGCCGTGGCGGTGCTGGCCGTCGGTGTACCAAAGGCGCTGGCGCTGAAAACTGCTGTGGACCAGACGGTCGGCCTCGGGCTCGACCTGCGGATAATGCGGCTGACCGGGGTGTTCGAAGTCCTCGGAGGCGTCGGCCTGATCGTCGGGATCGCGGGGGAGTGGTTGGGAATCGCGTGGGCCGTATGGCTCGGTGTCGCCGCCACGGTGGGTCTGGTGGTGCTCATGGTTCTGGCGCTCGGTTTCCACGTCACCAAGCGGGATCCCGTGCAGCGGATGGCGCCCTCGGCGGTCTTGCTGGTGCTCTCGGCCGCCGCTTTGATCACCCGGCTCATGGCGATGTGA
- a CDS encoding winged helix-turn-helix transcriptional regulator, with amino-acid sequence MSDTTHLTKDGKSVFLTNTDVSHQVPGHGGRCNVRDVLDRIGDRWSVLVITMLGDGPLRYSELRRRIDTVSQRMLTLTLRNLERDGLVTRTVTPQTPPRVDYALTEAGSTLCERLSPLIDWAEENHPHIAASRERYDSALKAEGR; translated from the coding sequence ATGAGTGACACCACGCACTTGACGAAAGACGGAAAATCCGTGTTCCTAACGAACACCGATGTTTCCCACCAGGTCCCGGGGCATGGGGGGCGCTGCAATGTCCGCGATGTCCTCGACCGCATCGGGGACAGGTGGAGCGTTCTGGTGATCACGATGCTGGGGGACGGCCCCCTCCGCTATTCGGAACTGCGTCGCAGGATCGACACCGTCTCCCAGCGGATGCTGACGCTGACGCTGCGGAACCTGGAACGCGACGGCCTGGTCACGCGCACGGTGACCCCCCAGACACCGCCCCGGGTCGACTACGCCCTGACGGAGGCCGGGTCCACGCTGTGCGAGCGACTGTCTCCCCTGATCGACTGGGCGGAGGAGAACCACCCCCACATCGCCGCCAGCCGTGAACGCTACGACAGCGCACTGAAGGCTGAAGGACGGTAG
- a CDS encoding FadR/GntR family transcriptional regulator, which translates to MAIPLPQSSGTRREGPGVELTRRLLEYLLSGEVRPGQRIPSERQLAEALSAGRSTVREAIKSLSLLGLLEQRVGDGTYLSRSSSDLLPQVIEWGLLLGEKRLDDLLEARYYLEVQLTGWAAERRTEEQLEELRAIAEKMRSASDDFEAYVEADIAFHRQLAEMSGNTTLASVLSSVRSLLRAWASRVIRTAGETETSLAMHEPILQAVERGDAEAARAAMTAHMDRATRRLQASMPDEEDETDKSA; encoded by the coding sequence ATGGCTATCCCGTTGCCGCAGTCGTCGGGCACACGACGTGAGGGCCCGGGTGTCGAACTCACCCGCAGGCTGCTGGAGTACCTGTTGTCCGGTGAGGTGAGGCCGGGGCAGCGCATTCCGTCGGAGCGCCAGTTGGCCGAAGCGTTGTCGGCCGGCCGGTCCACGGTGCGCGAGGCCATCAAGTCCCTGAGCCTGCTGGGCCTGCTGGAACAGCGGGTCGGGGACGGGACCTACCTGAGCCGGTCGAGTTCGGACCTGCTGCCCCAGGTGATCGAGTGGGGCCTGTTGCTGGGCGAGAAACGCCTGGACGATCTCCTCGAAGCCCGCTACTACCTGGAAGTGCAGCTGACCGGGTGGGCGGCGGAGCGTCGGACCGAGGAGCAGCTGGAGGAGCTGCGTGCGATCGCCGAGAAGATGCGCAGTGCCAGTGACGACTTCGAGGCCTATGTCGAGGCCGACATCGCCTTCCACCGCCAGCTGGCCGAGATGAGCGGGAACACCACGCTGGCCAGCGTGCTCAGTAGCGTGCGCTCGCTGCTGCGGGCATGGGCCTCCCGCGTCATCCGCACCGCCGGGGAGACCGAGACCTCCCTGGCCATGCACGAACCGATCCTGCAGGCTGTCGAGCGGGGGGATGCGGAGGCGGCGCGGGCGGCGATGACCGCGCACATGGACCGGGCCACGCGGCGGCTGCAGGCGAGCATGCCCGACGAGGAAGACGAGACCGACAAGAGCGCCTGA
- a CDS encoding S1 family peptidase, translating into MSTSPTVRTIGGTVLALGLTFAVAPAAHAAPEPPVASPEQLDAMQRDLGLTKAGAVDLIESETEAQAVEKKLRKALGDDFGGALFDIEDQELTVQVTDTKAVKKVKAAGAEAEVVEHGEAELDRVMDALDDSEEAADAAIAGWRVDPASDAVVVTVAKGEAAEAEDFIADAGVDADAVKIEESSENPRTYADLIGGNPYYFQDGGSWYVCSVGIPVVGGYVTAGHCGDAGSSTWERPNNSTQIGTVVQSNFPGQDSGFVRVTNSSFTAVPQINDYSGGTVDVTGSAEASVGASVCRSGQTTGWHCGTIQSKNQTVRYPEGTVRGLTRTNVCAEGGDSGGSWVSGTQAQGVTSGGSGNCTWGGTTYFQPLNPILNQWNLNLLTR; encoded by the coding sequence TTGTCAACATCCCCCACAGTCCGCACCATCGGCGGAACCGTCCTGGCCCTTGGGCTGACGTTCGCCGTGGCACCGGCGGCGCACGCCGCTCCTGAGCCGCCGGTCGCCTCCCCCGAACAGCTCGACGCGATGCAGCGCGACCTCGGCCTCACCAAAGCCGGAGCCGTCGATCTCATCGAATCCGAGACCGAAGCGCAGGCCGTCGAAAAGAAGCTGCGCAAGGCCCTCGGCGACGACTTCGGCGGCGCCCTCTTCGACATCGAGGACCAGGAACTCACCGTCCAGGTGACCGACACCAAAGCGGTGAAGAAGGTCAAGGCCGCCGGTGCCGAGGCCGAGGTCGTCGAACACGGCGAGGCCGAACTCGACAGGGTCATGGACGCGCTCGACGACAGCGAAGAGGCCGCCGACGCTGCCATCGCCGGGTGGCGCGTGGATCCGGCCAGCGACGCCGTGGTCGTGACCGTCGCCAAGGGCGAGGCCGCCGAAGCCGAGGACTTCATCGCCGACGCCGGAGTGGACGCCGACGCGGTGAAGATCGAGGAGAGCTCCGAGAACCCGCGGACCTACGCCGACCTCATCGGCGGAAACCCGTACTACTTCCAAGACGGCGGTTCGTGGTACGTCTGCTCCGTGGGCATCCCGGTCGTGGGCGGGTATGTCACGGCCGGCCACTGCGGTGACGCGGGCAGCTCCACCTGGGAGCGGCCCAACAACAGCACCCAGATCGGCACCGTGGTCCAGTCCAACTTCCCCGGCCAGGACTCCGGCTTCGTGCGGGTGACCAACTCCAGCTTCACTGCGGTCCCGCAGATCAACGACTACTCGGGTGGCACGGTGGACGTCACCGGTTCGGCCGAGGCCTCGGTCGGCGCTTCCGTCTGCCGTTCCGGCCAGACCACCGGCTGGCACTGCGGCACCATCCAGTCCAAGAACCAGACGGTGCGCTACCCCGAGGGCACGGTGCGCGGCCTGACCCGCACCAACGTCTGCGCCGAAGGCGGCGACTCGGGCGGCTCCTGGGTCAGCGGTACCCAGGCGCAGGGCGTCACCTCTGGCGGCTCGGGCAACTGCACCTGGGGCGGCACCACGTACTTCCAGCCGCTCAACCCGATCCTGAACCAGTGGAACCTGAACCTGCTCACCCGCTGA
- a CDS encoding thioredoxin family protein, which produces MAATNSYMVDLGTPAPDFTLPAVGGGTVSLGDFDGAPALVVMFLSNHCPYVRRIEQGIGTVTAENRDRGVAAVAICSNDVVNYPDDAAGHLAEQAERAGLTFPYLVDETQEVALAYRAACTPDFFVYDAQRRLAYRGEFDAARPGNDLPADGASLRAALDALLAGKPVPEPQTPSLGCGIKWKPGNDPDER; this is translated from the coding sequence ATGGCAGCCACGAACTCCTACATGGTCGACCTCGGTACCCCCGCTCCGGACTTCACGCTCCCCGCTGTCGGCGGGGGCACGGTGTCGCTCGGCGACTTCGACGGCGCCCCGGCCCTGGTCGTGATGTTCCTGTCCAACCACTGCCCCTACGTGCGCAGGATCGAGCAGGGCATCGGAACGGTGACCGCCGAGAACCGGGACCGGGGCGTCGCCGCCGTCGCGATCTGCAGCAACGACGTCGTCAACTACCCCGACGACGCCGCCGGCCACCTCGCCGAGCAGGCCGAGCGCGCCGGGCTCACCTTCCCCTACCTCGTCGACGAGACCCAGGAGGTCGCCCTGGCCTACCGCGCGGCCTGCACCCCCGACTTCTTCGTCTACGACGCCCAGCGCCGCCTGGCCTACCGCGGCGAGTTCGACGCCGCCCGTCCCGGCAACGACCTCCCGGCCGACGGCGCGAGCCTGCGGGCCGCACTGGACGCGCTGCTGGCGGGCAAGCCGGTGCCCGAACCGCAGACACCGAGCCTCGGCTGCGGCATCAAATGGAAGCCCGGAAACGACCCGGACGAGCGGTAG
- a CDS encoding fatty acyl-AMP ligase: MLASTTLYDLCRNRAETRPETTAFGFLSEGDITADITYQGLDAAARVIAAGLRPLAQPGDRALLLYEPGLDFITAFYGCLYAGLIPAPVPPPNTRKTGQAVARIAAIAASAGTSLLLSTSGLLARLAVPLGADSGAHATAITPLATDRLTADPDDWRPPRPRPEDAAYLQFSSGSTGAPKGTVITHSAALHNLDQISRTLRLDPEQALVSWLPMHHDTGLVAGALTPLYDGFPAWLMSPLEFIQRPASWLSAISKLSATGTVAPDFGYELCARRVNERQRADLDLSGLRLALSGAEPIRPTTIERFSRTFEPCGFRTTAFFPCYGLAEATLLVSGGPADTGAQTLVCDTEALARHDVVPVPPGAPGSRTLVACGPVVPGVDLVIVDPATARPCPPGRVGEIWLSGPNVGSGYYNDPERTAETFGATLAEAPERTYLRTGDLGFLHDGLLYITGRIKDVLIVDGRNLYAQDLELTIRESDPALDTHACAVFPIDDGTREEIVAVVEVDPDDGMSEDRLAKIVREAVGAEHGVQLGRVLALRPGSIPLTSSGKVQRFACRDAVLDGTFDSARTTALTRVQEEV; this comes from the coding sequence ATGCTCGCATCAACGACGCTGTATGACCTGTGCCGGAACCGCGCCGAGACGCGGCCCGAGACGACTGCCTTCGGCTTTCTGTCCGAGGGCGATATCACCGCGGACATCACCTATCAGGGCCTGGACGCCGCCGCGCGCGTCATCGCGGCCGGCCTGCGCCCTCTCGCACAGCCCGGGGACCGGGCGCTGCTTCTCTATGAGCCGGGCCTGGACTTCATCACCGCCTTCTACGGCTGCCTGTATGCCGGGCTCATCCCCGCGCCGGTCCCCCCACCCAACACCCGCAAGACCGGCCAGGCGGTCGCCCGGATCGCCGCCATCGCCGCCTCGGCCGGGACCTCCCTGCTGCTGTCCACCAGCGGCCTGCTCGCACGGCTGGCCGTTCCCCTCGGCGCGGACAGCGGTGCGCACGCCACCGCCATCACCCCGCTGGCCACCGACCGGCTCACCGCCGACCCCGACGACTGGCGGCCGCCCCGGCCCCGCCCAGAGGACGCCGCCTACCTGCAGTTCTCCTCAGGATCGACCGGCGCGCCCAAGGGCACGGTGATCACCCACTCCGCCGCCCTGCACAACCTCGACCAGATCAGCCGTACTCTCCGCCTCGACCCAGAGCAAGCGCTGGTCAGCTGGTTGCCCATGCACCACGACACCGGCCTGGTCGCCGGTGCGCTGACACCCCTCTACGACGGCTTCCCCGCCTGGCTCATGTCGCCGTTGGAGTTCATCCAGCGGCCCGCCTCCTGGCTGTCGGCGATATCGAAGCTGTCGGCGACCGGCACGGTCGCCCCCGACTTCGGATACGAGCTGTGTGCGCGCCGGGTCAACGAACGCCAGCGCGCCGACCTCGACCTCTCCGGCCTTCGCCTGGCGCTGAGCGGCGCCGAACCCATCCGCCCCACCACCATCGAGCGGTTCTCCCGGACCTTCGAGCCGTGCGGATTCCGCACCACCGCCTTCTTCCCCTGCTACGGCCTGGCCGAGGCCACCCTGCTGGTCAGCGGCGGACCGGCGGATACGGGGGCGCAGACGCTCGTCTGCGACACCGAGGCGCTCGCGCGCCACGACGTCGTCCCCGTCCCGCCCGGCGCGCCGGGGTCGCGCACCCTGGTGGCGTGCGGCCCGGTGGTCCCCGGCGTCGACCTGGTGATCGTCGACCCCGCCACCGCCCGCCCCTGTCCTCCCGGCCGCGTCGGGGAGATCTGGCTCAGCGGCCCCAACGTCGGCAGCGGCTACTACAACGACCCCGAGCGCACCGCCGAGACGTTCGGTGCCACGCTCGCCGAGGCCCCCGAGCGCACCTATCTGCGCACCGGCGACCTCGGCTTCCTCCACGACGGCCTGCTCTACATCACCGGCCGGATCAAGGACGTGCTCATCGTCGACGGCCGCAACCTCTACGCCCAGGACCTCGAACTCACCATCCGCGAGAGCGACCCGGCGTTGGACACCCACGCGTGCGCGGTGTTCCCCATCGACGACGGCACCCGCGAGGAGATCGTCGCCGTCGTCGAGGTCGACCCCGATGACGGGATGAGCGAGGACCGGCTGGCCAAGATCGTGCGGGAGGCGGTCGGTGCCGAGCACGGCGTGCAGCTCGGCCGCGTCCTGGCCCTGCGGCCCGGCAGCATCCCCCTCACCTCCAGCGGCAAGGTGCAGCGTTTCGCCTGCCGCGACGCCGTCCTCGACGGCACGTTCGACTCCGCCCGCACCACCGCGCTCACCCGCGTCCAGGAGGAGGTCTAG